GTGCGCAGGTAggtcaaacaaatacaaaacaaacgcTTCTGTCATATTAGCTATCCACCGGAAACTACAGTTAGCagtggtttttaaatgttatttattccGTGATATGTTGCATGCTAAAGCCGTAGttgaggattttcttttttaggagAACGCTATAATTTCCTTGTCTCCTACTGTGACTCCTATTAGCGCCTCACCTTAAACAGTGAAGCTAACTGAGTTTTTCCACTGTGAGAGGACACATCTGTTCAACACtcacactttttcttttctttttttacacactATCAGTATTTTTGACCGACTGTGTCACCAGGAAGATAATATCTGCGTTGAGGATTTGAAAATTGCTGTGTTTACAGTGCCCAGTATAAGATGCACCTGCTGCAGGTTGAGATCTGAGACCAGTGCTGTGAACATTTCCAGCAAAAAACACGAGACAGCAGTTGTGGTTTGGAGACTATGCGGCTTCAGGTTCTGCTGGTTGTGATGAGGTGTAATTCTTCACTTCTCCATCTGGTTTTGCAATATTTCATAGTGCTCCCTATTGGTATAACAACATCTGACCCCAGGCAAGACAGATACATTCAGTATCACCCGGCAAGAAGCCGACTGGATAGGAATATGAGCTGCAGTTCATGTGAGGAGATTATAAATGGGATTTTTATAGCCAGCTGACGGAGAATGATTATCATGCCCAGTGCAATCCAGAAAGTTTCTCACATGGATTACTGATGTGAAATGACTGACCAGTAGGAGTTTGCTGGAATAAAAGTTGGAACTCCCCCTCGTctcaaaaaaaaagggaaataatatTGTGACACATTTATTGTTCAAAACTACATCTCATCCATACAGAAATGTGTGGTGTTTGAAGCAACACAGCAATGGTTCAAATGCAACTGGTTAGAATCTgattaatgtaaaaaacatatgGATCCACGTATTGTAATTTATAACAAATGGTCTAAATTTAGGGCACAATTTCAGTGTAAGaacaacatttgtttctgtgCTGGCTGCAGTAATGCACTAATTGATATGATGAAGATGTGCATTTAGCCTGAAGAAACTAAACAAAGCATCTAGAATTTAAGATATTGATCAGTACAGATTACATCAATAACTGGGAAAATGTCAACATTAGCTTTGTGTGATTTACACAACTggggaaacaaaataaatgtaagcagaaaataaaataaagcacaatgtTTTACGTATTTAATGTCCTACATCAAGTCAGTTCAATCTTGTGTAATAAATTCAAGCACATCTATGCTTATTATTCTGTTGCAATGCAACTTTTGTTGGGCGAAGCAGTACAGACTCTTTGGCCCAAGTACAAACTATCTTCCAACATACACAAATATCCCACAATAAAACCTACTGTTTTCTAAGAACCCACAAAGAACTCCCTGCATGTGACATTTAGAAGATGATTTTCCCATCAGTGTTAACAATGTGAGAGGAAAGCAGGAGATAGGAGAGgtgaggatttaaaaaacagattgtTGATATTGAAATTAAGTAAAAGAGCCAATATCAACTTGTTTTACTGCTTAATTTGGCCTTCAGAAACCAGCAACATTGTCATGATAAGTGTGGAGGCTGGGTTGTGAGAACCTCAAGATATTCATGCTGTGTCATGATACTTGACAATACTGCCTTTGTTCaaactgtgtttattgtgtGCAATATCTCCCAAGAGGAAAGGCTGAAGCTATTCTTCGCTGTTCTGAGGTTCTCGCTTCTTGTGATAATAACCCTTCTGGGGTTATATCAAATTGAGAAATCAAGTTTGATTGCTGGCTCAGTTTACTGTTCAAACAGTGACACAGTGGTATACCAAGCTGCATCATTGTTTTCACTGgatggcttgtgtgtgtgcactcattTTTTCTGCCAGTAGAGGGCGCCCTATAACTGCACAATGACAGACTGCCGATCAACCGATTTATAACATCCTAATTTCTCTCTTCTAGCAGTATCCTGATTTTGTTTGTACCACCATGTTTGACAGTGATGTTAATgcctttacaaaagaaaatgaaaatgtcttttttctgtgtatGCCTTTTGCAGATTTCCCACCCTCCAGAAGGGAGTCACTCGAGAGGTAAGGCCTATCCcactttttttgtgaaaaagtACTCAGTTCTTTTACTTACTTTAAAGATAGTAATACTTAATAGTACAAAATGCTAAATTCCTGCATACCAAATCTTATTtgagtagaaaaacaaaacatttggcatcaaaatatactttaaaaaacaaaagtaaaagtatttattttcataatcatATATATAAAATTACCGGATTCTGAATATTGATAGCAGCTGGTAAATGTGCtaatatgttcatttattagttgttttatatttgtatatttgtatttgtttccaaaatgtattaagagtaaaaggaaaaaagtagcataaaataaaaaatactcagGAAAAGTAGCTAAAAATTATACTAAAGTACAGAACTTAAATAGATGTAATTGAATACCGGTCACACTGAAAAGGTTTGTCAAACTCTACCAAATAATCAAAGATTCATCTTGTCCTGCAGTGATGGGGTTCAGGAGGTGTGGGTGAAAAGCATGTGTCGGCCCATGGAGCAGTTGGTGGATGTGGAGCAGGAGTACCCTGGAGAGGTGGAGTACATCTACATGCCTGCGTGTGTCCCACTTTGGCGCTGCTCTGGTTGCTGTGGGGACGAGAACCTGGAGTGCCAGGCTACACTTGAAAGCAACATCACACTGCAGGTGTAGCAAGATCTCTCAGCAATACCAGAAATACCTGAAGGGAGGTGTTGAAAATGCActttatgtttatgtaaaatGAATGGCCCTACTAGTGGTGATTTGGCCTGgaaggggccttattatgctaattttgaggttttaatatttgtattttgtgcttctactctgacatgtttacaagctttaatgttcaaaaagtcctttatttgtttcacaCTGTCCGAccttcagcacctctttttaccttctgtctgaaaccagagacaaaaacggcaaaaataaaataatacgACACAGTAAAAAGCTACTACAGCCCTATATTCAGTTTTCCCTTGCTTTATTTCTCAGGTGATGAGGATTCATCCCATGATATCCATGCACCATGTGGAACTCGCCTTTGTGGAGCATCAGAGATGTGAATGCAGGTAATTGTTTCCAGTAAGCACCGATgcaaatttatatttttatagcACAGCTAACTGCCATTTGCTGTGCTTCCCCCATCCCTCTTTTAGAGCCCGTCAGAAGCTTCTGAATAATAAAAGGTCAGTAGCTGAGAATTTGTATCTATGTGACTTGAAGACGTCAATATCTTCAgtgctctctgctctgcctccacagcagcagtgagtctaTCAAGAACAGACCCCGGAGGAGGAAACACAAGAAGACAGCAAGCGGCTGTGGCAAGTAAGAGATGGATTGTCCTcctgtggcacacacacacacacacacacacacacacacacacaca
The sequence above is drawn from the Eleginops maclovinus isolate JMC-PN-2008 ecotype Puerto Natales chromosome 15, JC_Emac_rtc_rv5, whole genome shotgun sequence genome and encodes:
- the LOC134876589 gene encoding LOW QUALITY PROTEIN: vascular endothelial growth factor A-like (The sequence of the model RefSeq protein was modified relative to this genomic sequence to represent the inferred CDS: inserted 1 base in 1 codon), giving the protein MLKVFVSHSRQGEASCLDIMQSLLGVSHLLSVLLLQLARAQISHPPEGSHSRVMGFXEVWVKSMCRPMEQLVDVEQEYPGEVEYIYMPACVPLWRCSGCCGDENLECQATLESNITLQVMRIHPMISMHHVELAFVEHQRCECRARQKLLNNKSSESIKNRPRRRKHKKTASGCGKCQLPQNKINLH